Sequence from the Corallococcus sp. EGB genome:
GCCCAAGGGAAACCGCACCATCATCCAGCTCGTGTCCTCGGCGGGGACCGGCTACTGCTACACGACGACGAAGAACAAGCGGAAGTCGCAGGAGAAGCTCCAGAAGCGCAAGTACGACCCGAGGGTGCGCAAGCACGTGCTCTTCGTGGAGGGCAGGCCATGACCCGGGCGCGTGAGGCGGTGGACTCGCGGCTGCCGGTGACGGTGCTGTCGGGGTTCCTGGGCGCGGGCAAGA
This genomic interval carries:
- the rpmG gene encoding 50S ribosomal protein L33 produces the protein MPKGNRTIIQLVSSAGTGYCYTTTKNKRKSQEKLQKRKYDPRVRKHVLFVEGRP